In a single window of the Bacillus clarus genome:
- a CDS encoding DUF3931 domain-containing protein, giving the protein MDNNEKKCNVISIDGKKKKNGTYSYPKLVVEGKTYEFSSFVLCGETPDGRRLVLTHMISTDEFAGFVKSLDAVLQKKIERIFFS; this is encoded by the coding sequence ATGGACAACAATGAGAAAAAGTGCAACGTCATCTCAATTGATGGAAAGAAAAAGAAGAATGGAACATATTCCTATCCAAAATTAGTAGTAGAAGGAAAAACATATGAGTTTTCTTCGTTCGTCTTATGCGGTGAAACACCAGACGGCAGGCGTTTAGTTCTTACTCATATGATTTCTACAGATGAGTTTGCAGGGTTCGTAAAGTCTCTAGATGCCGTATTACAAAAGAAAATTGAACGAATCTTTTTTTCATAA
- a CDS encoding GNAT family N-acetyltransferase, with product MNVVIERISKEAMPKSLLLLADPSERQIDAYLQRGFIYAAIEGKRIIGVYVLLETRPQTMEIMNIAVVEELQGRGIGKQLLHHAIETAKEYGMYKLEVGTGNSSVSQLALYQKCGFRIFSIDFDYFSKHYEEEIIENGIVCRDMIRLAMEMNMTV from the coding sequence ATGAATGTTGTAATAGAGCGTATTTCAAAAGAAGCTATGCCAAAATCTTTATTATTGCTTGCTGATCCAAGTGAACGTCAAATTGACGCGTATTTACAAAGAGGATTCATATATGCAGCGATAGAAGGTAAAAGGATAATAGGTGTATATGTATTGCTAGAAACAAGACCGCAAACGATGGAAATTATGAATATTGCCGTTGTAGAAGAGTTACAAGGGCGAGGTATAGGTAAGCAATTACTACATCATGCAATTGAAACTGCTAAAGAATATGGAATGTACAAACTGGAAGTAGGTACAGGGAATTCTAGCGTTTCTCAGCTTGCGTTATATCAAAAATGTGGATTTCGTATTTTTTCTATTGATTTTGATTACTTTTCGAAGCATTATGAAGAAGAGATCATTGAAAATGGAATTGTATGTCGTGATATGATTCGGCTTGCAATGGAAATGAATATGACAGTATAA
- a CDS encoding DUF2533 family protein yields MEVHKAITAHSRKQNEIVTVFLQLDAQREAAIEAAVALASNGKHFSVDAINMVTKQINDLAKRGVAPQRKIVTEDMVMEYVGRLQEKEGR; encoded by the coding sequence ATGGAAGTACATAAAGCCATTACAGCACATTCTCGTAAACAAAATGAAATTGTAACAGTATTTTTACAGCTAGACGCGCAGCGTGAAGCGGCGATTGAAGCAGCAGTAGCACTTGCATCAAATGGAAAACATTTCTCAGTAGATGCAATTAATATGGTAACAAAGCAAATTAATGATTTGGCAAAACGTGGTGTTGCACCGCAACGTAAAATTGTTACAGAAGATATGGTTATGGAGTATGTAGGTCGTTTACAAGAGAAAGAAGGTCGCTAA